A genomic region of Mesobacillus jeotgali contains the following coding sequences:
- the accC gene encoding acetyl-CoA carboxylase biotin carboxylase subunit has product MIKKLLIANRGEIAVRVIRACRELGVESVAVYSEADKESLHVQLADEAYCIGPKASKDSYLNFTNIISVAKLTGCDAIHPGYGFLAENADFAELCRECNIIFVGPSPEAIQKMGTKDVARETMKEANVPIVPGSQGIIESTEDAVSLANDIGYPVIIKATAGGGGKGIRVARTEQEMIKGINITQQEAMTAFGNPGVYIEKYIEDFRHVEIQVLADSYGHTIHLGERDCSIQRRLQKLLEETPSPALDGETRAEMGAAAVKAAKAVDYTGAGTVEFIYDYRNRKFYFMEMNTRIQVEHPVTEMVTGVDLIKEQIKIASGERLNLKQEDVEFNGWAIECRINAENPAKNFMPSAGKIKMYLPPGGFGVRIDSAAYPGYTIPPYYDSMIAKVITYGSSREEAIDRMKRALGEFVVEGIHTTIPFHLKLLNHEKFVEGQFNTKFLEMYDLMTEE; this is encoded by the coding sequence ATGATAAAAAAATTACTGATAGCCAATAGAGGAGAAATCGCAGTCCGGGTCATCCGTGCCTGCAGGGAATTGGGAGTAGAATCCGTAGCCGTATACTCTGAAGCAGACAAGGAATCGCTTCATGTACAGCTGGCTGATGAAGCATATTGTATTGGGCCGAAAGCTTCAAAAGACAGCTATTTGAATTTCACGAATATTATCAGCGTGGCAAAACTGACCGGCTGTGACGCCATCCACCCTGGATATGGCTTCCTTGCTGAAAATGCAGATTTCGCTGAGCTTTGCAGAGAATGCAACATCATTTTCGTCGGACCATCTCCTGAAGCAATCCAAAAGATGGGAACGAAAGATGTCGCAAGGGAAACAATGAAAGAGGCGAATGTTCCAATCGTGCCGGGATCGCAGGGGATTATTGAGAGCACAGAAGATGCTGTCAGCCTTGCTAACGATATCGGTTATCCTGTCATCATCAAAGCGACTGCTGGAGGCGGAGGTAAAGGTATACGCGTTGCCAGGACAGAACAGGAGATGATCAAAGGGATCAATATCACCCAGCAGGAAGCGATGACAGCGTTCGGGAACCCGGGTGTTTATATTGAAAAATATATCGAAGACTTCCGCCATGTTGAAATCCAGGTGCTTGCAGACAGCTATGGTCATACCATTCATCTCGGCGAGCGTGATTGTTCAATCCAGAGGCGCCTTCAAAAGCTTCTTGAGGAAACACCATCACCCGCACTTGACGGAGAAACCAGGGCTGAAATGGGTGCAGCTGCAGTTAAAGCGGCAAAAGCAGTTGATTATACTGGAGCAGGCACGGTAGAATTTATTTATGATTATCGCAATCGTAAATTTTATTTCATGGAGATGAATACGAGGATACAGGTTGAACATCCTGTAACTGAAATGGTAACTGGCGTCGATTTGATCAAAGAACAGATCAAGATTGCCTCAGGTGAAAGGCTGAACCTTAAGCAGGAAGACGTAGAGTTCAATGGATGGGCGATTGAATGCCGCATCAACGCAGAAAATCCTGCAAAAAACTTCATGCCATCAGCGGGTAAAATTAAAATGTATCTCCCTCCAGGCGGATTTGGTGTTAGAATAGACTCAGCGGCATATCCTGGTTATACAATCCCGCCTTACTATGATTCAATGATTGCGAAGGTCATTACTTATGGAAGCAGCCGGGAAGAAGCGATTGACCGCATGAAGAGAGCGCTTGGTGAGTTTGTGGTTGAAGGCATCCACACAACCATCCCGTTCCATCTCAAGCTGCTGAACCA
- the accB gene encoding acetyl-CoA carboxylase biotin carboxyl carrier protein has translation MLKVQEIRELIKLVDQSSIDEFSYEYEGSKIKMKKHGAVKSVVEHVQPAAPAPAPQPVPAVQEAPRTEPKVEAAAVQEVKQEEIQDTSNLHKIVSPMVGTFYQSSSPEADAYVKAGSKVSKDSIVCIVEAMKLFNEIEAEVNGEIVEVLVKDGQLVEYGQVLFLVKPE, from the coding sequence ATGTTAAAAGTACAGGAAATCAGAGAGTTAATTAAATTAGTGGACCAATCAAGCATTGACGAATTTTCATATGAATATGAAGGATCAAAAATTAAGATGAAGAAGCATGGAGCAGTTAAGTCTGTAGTTGAGCACGTTCAGCCAGCTGCACCAGCACCTGCTCCACAGCCAGTACCGGCAGTTCAGGAAGCGCCACGCACTGAGCCTAAGGTCGAAGCGGCAGCTGTACAGGAAGTGAAGCAGGAAGAAATCCAGGATACTTCCAATTTACATAAGATCGTTTCACCAATGGTTGGAACTTTCTATCAATCTTCTTCTCCTGAAGCAGATGCATATGTAAAAGCAGGCTCAAAGGTCAGCAAAGATTCGATTGTATGTATAGTTGAAGCCATGAAGCTCTTCAACGAAATCGAAGCTGAAGTGAATGGGGAAATCGTTGAAGTTCTTGTAAAAGACGGCCAGCTGGTTGAATACGGCCAAGTTTTATTCCTGGTAAAGCCCGAATAA
- a CDS encoding methyl-accepting chemotaxis protein, whose protein sequence is MKSIEEIKRDDLERKNSLIVKATLVSVILATVVDIAMQKELAVILSIIVGGGAGVGVVATLHYTKKLTNFIPYLSVVIVSAVLFLIMETSVSPTAYTLLYFILAAAAIYMDRKLLTLASGLGFVIITAFTFMHNHELPLETKNYVTIYLLYMLVTVMLGFQFSISKKLAQTIESAQQETERLLIKDLETRKVIESNTRSIAKVIDDVRFKSKENYQSSIEMTQSVTEISAGINIQSDSVLDITQSLEKTNQVIYRTSALVKKLHQDSMSAEKVSDKGDELMSNLISELTASYENMQNVNAHILSLSALIKETTSFASDIQGIASQTNLLALNASIEAARAGDSGKGFAVVAEEVRKLADITSNTATQITENLKSVMSDTSKTKEGVNLTAEKLTQNLELAAETMEAFETIHQTFKVLKSDISEQEGLTNTILDSSMAIESSITGFSSVIQQASAALEEISAAAISQSEHHEHLFKSVEAAHQSLDNLIKLQQK, encoded by the coding sequence ATGAAAAGTATAGAAGAAATTAAGAGAGATGATTTGGAAAGAAAAAATTCTTTAATCGTCAAAGCAACTCTGGTGTCTGTTATTTTGGCGACAGTTGTTGATATTGCAATGCAGAAGGAACTTGCCGTGATTCTTTCAATCATTGTTGGAGGCGGAGCCGGTGTCGGAGTTGTCGCAACGCTCCACTATACCAAGAAGCTAACGAATTTCATCCCTTATCTTTCCGTTGTTATAGTATCCGCTGTGCTGTTCTTGATTATGGAAACTAGCGTTTCACCTACTGCCTATACCCTTCTTTATTTTATTCTTGCTGCCGCAGCAATCTATATGGACAGGAAATTACTGACCTTGGCTTCCGGCCTCGGGTTTGTAATTATTACCGCATTTACATTTATGCATAACCACGAACTGCCTTTGGAAACGAAAAACTATGTAACCATTTATCTATTGTATATGCTGGTCACAGTCATGCTTGGCTTCCAGTTTTCCATCTCCAAAAAGCTCGCTCAAACGATTGAGTCAGCACAGCAGGAAACTGAGCGTCTACTGATTAAAGATTTAGAGACACGCAAAGTAATCGAAAGCAATACAAGGAGCATTGCAAAGGTGATTGATGATGTAAGATTCAAAAGCAAGGAAAATTATCAATCTTCCATTGAAATGACCCAGTCTGTGACAGAGATTTCTGCAGGGATCAATATTCAGTCTGATTCAGTTTTAGACATTACCCAATCCCTTGAAAAAACAAATCAGGTCATCTACAGGACATCAGCGCTTGTCAAAAAGCTGCACCAGGACTCAATGTCGGCCGAAAAGGTCTCTGATAAAGGCGATGAGCTGATGTCCAACCTTATTTCAGAATTGACAGCTTCATATGAAAATATGCAAAATGTCAATGCACACATCTTGTCTCTATCCGCGCTGATCAAGGAAACAACCAGCTTTGCATCGGATATCCAGGGAATTGCTTCCCAAACTAATTTGCTGGCACTGAACGCATCTATTGAGGCAGCCCGTGCAGGAGACAGCGGCAAAGGATTTGCGGTGGTTGCCGAAGAAGTAAGGAAACTCGCTGACATCACAAGTAATACAGCAACCCAAATTACCGAAAATTTAAAAAGTGTCATGAGTGATACTTCTAAAACAAAAGAAGGAGTCAATCTGACAGCTGAAAAACTTACGCAAAACCTCGAATTAGCAGCCGAGACAATGGAAGCATTTGAAACAATACACCAAACTTTCAAAGTTTTGAAGAGTGATATCTCTGAGCAGGAGGGACTGACAAATACCATTTTGGACTCCTCGATGGCAATCGAAAGTTCCATTACTGGCTTCAGCTCCGTCATCCAGCAGGCAAGCGCTGCGCTGGAGGAAATCTCAGCAGCAGCTATTTCGCAAAGTGAACATCATGAACATTTATTTAAATCCGTTGAAGCCGCACATCAATCTTTGGATAACCTAATTAAGCTGCAGCAAAAATAA
- a CDS encoding SpoIIIAH-like family protein, with protein sequence MLLKKQTVWLLTMLSLVVVLSVYYITSPEQQKADLAGVEEQKAEDKETAATESKDGKTVISGIASDEKFEALRMKLEEQRTKMKEDLQAIVASTDLPAQDRSDAIEKMNELDEVAQKEGVLETLIKSMGYEDALVRADGENVRITVKAQEHSASAANEIIQMVRTELGSLQPVAVQFEPVK encoded by the coding sequence ATGTTATTGAAAAAGCAAACAGTTTGGTTATTGACAATGTTAAGTCTTGTAGTGGTGCTGTCGGTGTATTATATCACTTCACCTGAACAGCAAAAAGCGGACCTGGCTGGTGTCGAGGAGCAAAAGGCTGAAGATAAAGAGACGGCAGCAACAGAATCCAAGGATGGAAAAACAGTCATTTCTGGCATTGCAAGTGATGAAAAATTTGAGGCACTTCGCATGAAGCTTGAAGAACAACGCACAAAAATGAAGGAAGATCTTCAGGCTATCGTGGCTTCCACTGATCTGCCGGCTCAAGACCGCAGCGATGCTATTGAAAAGATGAACGAGCTTGATGAAGTTGCTCAAAAAGAAGGCGTACTTGAAACTTTAATTAAATCAATGGGCTATGAAGATGCACTTGTACGTGCCGACGGAGAGAATGTCAGAATCACAGTTAAGGCTCAGGAGCATTCAGCATCTGCAGCCAATGAAATCATCCAGATGGTGCGCACAGAGCTGGGGTCATTACAGCCGGTCGCTGTACAATTTGAACCTGTAAAATAA
- the spoIIIAG gene encoding stage III sporulation protein AG has translation MDNEKGPLSWLKKQLSGKDGPPDKKSGKYQYLMIVVLFGAAIMLIGNILGDQKPDMAVTATKEAETEEDTAVFGQKKSAGNDVISEYEEAYEAQLTEMLEGINGVGDVTVFVNVDATEKKVLEKNTVIQSQTTDETDREGGKRKVQDASQDEQLVIIRNGEKEVPIVLETKKPEIRGVLVVAKGAENIQVKKWIIEAVTRALDVPNHRVAVMPKKSKGE, from the coding sequence ATGGACAATGAGAAGGGTCCACTAAGCTGGCTTAAGAAGCAATTGAGCGGCAAGGACGGACCGCCAGATAAGAAATCCGGCAAATACCAATACTTAATGATTGTCGTCCTGTTCGGGGCAGCAATCATGCTCATAGGCAATATCCTTGGAGATCAAAAGCCTGATATGGCAGTTACCGCCACTAAGGAAGCAGAGACTGAAGAGGATACGGCCGTATTCGGGCAAAAGAAATCGGCAGGAAATGACGTCATTTCTGAGTATGAAGAGGCTTATGAAGCTCAGCTTACAGAAATGCTAGAGGGTATAAATGGTGTCGGGGATGTCACAGTCTTCGTAAACGTAGATGCCACTGAGAAAAAGGTTCTGGAGAAGAACACGGTGATCCAGTCACAGACAACGGATGAAACCGATCGTGAAGGCGGCAAACGCAAGGTTCAGGACGCTTCCCAGGATGAGCAGCTGGTCATTATCCGCAACGGTGAAAAAGAGGTTCCTATCGTTCTGGAGACAAAAAAGCCAGAAATCAGAGGTGTCCTCGTAGTAGCCAAGGGTGCTGAAAATATACAAGTGAAAAAATGGATTATCGAGGCCGTCACAAGGGCTTTGGATGTACCGAACCATCGTGTGGCAGTCATGCCTAAAAAATCTAAGGGGGAATAA
- the spoIIIAF gene encoding stage III sporulation protein AF, with translation MDFIKEWITNIIIFILLATVLDMLLPNSSFQKYTKIVTGLILIAIILSPVMKLFTSDFESAIASMGQFHSLEDENIKNSIEFQKKEIQASQHAYILETMAVQLKTAAEEELMEQQGMEIANIELEVNDQDQRPFPENLEYVIVHVKKAEDEGETVAVVREVEIDTNAPLPSKQTSQNTDQISSLLSEKWNVPEKSIQIMIEGGSDEHGQ, from the coding sequence ATGGATTTTATTAAAGAGTGGATTACCAACATTATTATCTTCATTCTCCTGGCGACTGTCCTTGACATGCTGCTGCCTAATTCTAGCTTCCAGAAATATACGAAAATTGTCACCGGATTGATTTTGATCGCCATCATCCTGTCCCCGGTCATGAAACTGTTTACTTCTGACTTTGAATCAGCCATCGCTTCAATGGGCCAATTCCATAGTTTGGAGGATGAAAATATAAAAAATTCAATAGAATTTCAGAAAAAAGAAATACAAGCATCCCAGCATGCATATATTTTAGAAACAATGGCTGTCCAATTGAAAACAGCCGCAGAGGAGGAGTTGATGGAGCAGCAAGGAATGGAGATTGCTAATATCGAGCTTGAAGTAAATGATCAGGATCAGCGGCCTTTCCCTGAAAACCTGGAGTATGTCATCGTGCATGTGAAAAAAGCCGAAGATGAGGGAGAGACTGTGGCAGTAGTAAGAGAAGTAGAAATTGATACGAACGCACCCCTTCCATCAAAACAAACCTCTCAGAATACAGATCAAATATCTTCTCTTCTGTCAGAGAAATGGAATGTTCCTGAAAAGTCTATTCAAATAATGATAGAAGGGGGGAGTGACGAGCATGGACAATGA
- the spoIIIAE gene encoding stage III sporulation protein AE — translation MKQRLQFILGIVLIQLFFFIPGVQAAGDEEKTSTLINPDKIAGAQLEDLNIDELKGFWEDIINKYDGYLPESQKGSLYDFISGEKKFSLKEWFKGILNFAFHEFIVNGKLLGSLILLTVFSMFLQALQNSFEKSTISKVAYSIVFMVLIIIALNSFHVVVDYTNDTISTMIQFILALIPLLLALMATSGGLISAAFFHPVILFMMNTSGMFIQYVVLPLLFLSTLLSIVSILSEHYKVTQLASMLRNWSVGLLGILLTVFLGVISVQGASSAVTDGVTVKTAKFITGNFVPVIGRVFTDATDTVISASMLLKNTVGLAGVAILLIIAAFPAVKILMVAFIYKFAAAILQPLGGGPVITCLDIISKSIIYVFAALGIVSLMFFLTITVIIAAGNLTMMVR, via the coding sequence TTGAAGCAGCGTTTGCAGTTCATACTTGGCATTGTATTGATCCAGCTATTTTTTTTCATTCCGGGTGTACAAGCTGCTGGTGACGAAGAGAAAACCAGCACATTGATCAATCCGGATAAAATCGCCGGAGCCCAGCTTGAGGACTTGAATATCGATGAACTGAAAGGATTCTGGGAGGATATTATCAATAAATATGATGGCTATTTACCAGAAAGCCAGAAAGGCAGTCTATATGATTTTATAAGCGGTGAAAAAAAGTTCTCACTGAAAGAATGGTTCAAAGGCATACTTAACTTTGCATTCCATGAGTTTATCGTCAATGGGAAATTGTTAGGTTCGCTCATATTGCTAACCGTATTCAGCATGTTTCTTCAAGCCCTGCAAAATTCCTTTGAAAAAAGCACGATCAGCAAGGTTGCCTATTCAATTGTGTTCATGGTTCTCATCATTATTGCGCTCAACAGTTTCCATGTTGTGGTTGATTATACAAATGACACGATAAGTACAATGATTCAATTCATCCTGGCTTTGATCCCGCTGCTACTTGCCCTGATGGCGACATCTGGCGGCCTGATATCCGCAGCCTTTTTCCATCCTGTCATTCTTTTTATGATGAACACCAGCGGCATGTTCATCCAGTATGTCGTCCTGCCGCTCTTATTTCTTTCGACACTTCTCAGTATCGTCAGCATCCTGTCAGAGCATTACAAGGTCACGCAATTGGCCAGTATGCTCAGGAACTGGAGTGTAGGGCTGCTGGGAATTTTACTGACGGTATTTCTGGGTGTCATTTCCGTCCAGGGGGCCTCCTCAGCGGTGACAGATGGGGTCACCGTAAAGACGGCTAAATTCATTACCGGCAATTTTGTGCCGGTTATCGGACGTGTGTTCACGGATGCGACGGACACTGTCATCAGCGCCTCGATGCTGCTTAAGAATACAGTCGGTCTTGCGGGTGTAGCCATTTTGCTGATTATAGCTGCTTTTCCAGCAGTGAAAATTCTAATGGTTGCATTTATTTATAAATTCGCAGCCGCCATCCTGCAGCCTTTGGGAGGCGGACCAGTCATTACCTGTCTGGATATCATCAGCAAAAGTATCATCTATGTATTTGCTGCACTGGGGATTGTTTCCTTAATGTTTTTCCTGACGATCACGGTTATTATTGCCGCTGGAAATCTAACGATGATGGTGAGGTAA
- the spoIIIAD gene encoding stage III sporulation protein AD codes for MEILQITGVALIATFLALIVKEQKPNFAFLLIVFTGSAIFLFLVDQIYQIISMIQKLAANAKVNLVYVETILKIIGIAYIAEFAAQITKDAGQGAIASKIELGGKILILAMAIPILTVMIETIIRLIPG; via the coding sequence ATTGAAATCCTTCAAATAACAGGTGTAGCACTGATCGCGACCTTCCTGGCCCTCATAGTCAAGGAACAAAAACCAAACTTTGCCTTCTTGCTGATTGTGTTCACTGGTTCAGCTATTTTCCTTTTTCTGGTTGATCAAATCTACCAGATCATATCAATGATCCAAAAGCTCGCGGCCAATGCAAAGGTAAATCTCGTTTATGTTGAAACAATCCTGAAAATCATCGGAATCGCCTATATCGCCGAATTCGCGGCCCAAATCACAAAAGATGCAGGCCAGGGAGCTATTGCTTCAAAAATAGAATTAGGCGGAAAAATTCTTATTCTGGCAATGGCGATCCCGATTCTAACTGTAATGATCGAAACAATCATTCGCTTGATTCCGGGCTGA
- the spoIIIAC gene encoding stage III sporulation protein AC, which yields MGLEVDIIFKIAGVGIVVAFLHTILDQVGKKEYAQWVTLFGFIYILFMVASIVDDLFQKIKSVFLFQG from the coding sequence ATGGGTCTTGAAGTAGATATTATTTTTAAAATCGCAGGTGTAGGCATCGTCGTTGCATTTTTACACACTATTCTCGATCAGGTGGGAAAGAAGGAATATGCGCAGTGGGTAACCTTGTTTGGGTTCATCTACATCCTTTTCATGGTCGCTTCGATTGTCGACGATCTCTTTCAAAAAATTAAATCTGTTTTCCTATTTCAAGGGTAA
- the spoIIIAB gene encoding stage III sporulation protein SpoIIIAB, which produces MIKIIGAILIILATTWTGFEASRHLSERPRQLRLLKSALQSLEAEIMYGHTPLHDASRKLAAQMSKPLSWFFEAFSKKLTESDTTVKAAWEESLKEVWKLTAFKQGEFEIMKQFGETLGRHDRHSQQKQILLTISHLEREEADACEKQMKYEKMVKSIGFLSGLLLIILLI; this is translated from the coding sequence ATGATAAAAATAATTGGCGCTATTTTAATTATCCTGGCCACGACTTGGACAGGTTTCGAGGCATCAAGGCACCTTAGCGAGCGCCCAAGACAGCTTCGGCTCCTGAAGTCGGCACTGCAATCTTTGGAGGCAGAAATCATGTATGGTCACACACCGCTGCATGATGCCTCAAGAAAGCTCGCTGCCCAGATGTCTAAGCCTTTATCCTGGTTTTTTGAAGCTTTTTCTAAAAAGCTGACAGAGTCCGATACAACAGTGAAAGCCGCATGGGAAGAAAGTCTGAAAGAAGTCTGGAAACTGACAGCCTTTAAACAGGGAGAGTTTGAAATCATGAAGCAATTTGGTGAGACGCTAGGCAGGCATGACCGGCATTCACAGCAAAAACAAATCCTGCTGACGATCTCCCATCTGGAAAGAGAAGAAGCAGATGCCTGCGAAAAACAAATGAAATACGAAAAAATGGTGAAAAGTATCGGCTTTTTATCTGGCTTACTATTAATCATCTTATTGATATAG
- the spoIIIAA gene encoding stage III sporulation protein AA, translating into MDDILSFLPKRIAEMLDAVPPNDKDGMEEVRIRINRPLEITVRGKPHFLPYIIPPEDAVQLLNKLGHFSMYTLEEELKRGYITIAGGHRVGLAGKVILENGFVKAIRDISSFNLRIAREKIGIAEPLLPYIYQNGWKHTMIIGPPQTGKTTLLRDIARMISSGIPDKKLPPLKAGIVDERSEIAGCVKGVPQLTFGPRVDILDSCPKAEGMMMMIRSMSPDVLIVDEIGRKEDGEAILEAVNAGIKLIMTTHGDSLEDIQKRPTLKPILEMGIFDRFVELGRISGPGTITSIREASGKEIRQKVRVT; encoded by the coding sequence ATGGACGATATCTTATCTTTTTTGCCGAAACGAATTGCGGAAATGCTGGATGCAGTGCCTCCTAATGACAAAGATGGAATGGAAGAAGTGCGGATACGGATTAACCGGCCGCTTGAAATAACGGTAAGAGGAAAGCCTCATTTCCTGCCGTATATCATTCCGCCTGAGGATGCTGTCCAGCTATTGAACAAGCTAGGGCATTTTTCTATGTATACCTTGGAGGAAGAATTAAAGCGAGGCTATATCACCATTGCTGGAGGTCATCGTGTCGGTCTAGCAGGAAAGGTAATCCTTGAAAATGGCTTTGTCAAAGCAATCAGGGATATCTCCTCCTTCAATCTGAGGATAGCAAGGGAAAAAATTGGGATCGCAGAGCCGTTGCTTCCATACATTTACCAGAACGGCTGGAAGCACACGATGATAATTGGCCCGCCCCAGACAGGAAAGACCACATTGCTTAGGGATATAGCGAGGATGATTTCAAGCGGAATTCCAGATAAAAAATTGCCTCCTCTAAAAGCTGGCATTGTGGATGAGAGATCGGAAATAGCAGGATGTGTAAAAGGGGTTCCTCAACTTACATTTGGACCAAGAGTAGATATCCTGGATTCTTGCCCGAAGGCCGAGGGGATGATGATGATGATCCGCTCGATGAGTCCCGATGTTCTGATCGTTGATGAGATTGGCCGCAAAGAAGACGGAGAAGCAATTCTTGAAGCCGTTAATGCGGGAATAAAATTAATCATGACAACACATGGAGATTCGCTAGAGGATATTCAAAAAAGGCCAACTTTGAAGCCGATTTTGGAGATGGGGATTTTTGATAGATTTGTGGAGCTTGGAAGGATTTCTGGCCCGGGAACAATCACCTCGATCAGGGAAGCAAGCGGCAAAGAAATTCGCCAAAAAGTGAGAGTGACATAA
- a CDS encoding SIMPL domain-containing protein → MDSGMYTGYRSNNIGNGKKITVSGEGSVFAAPNRATATVGVRTENQNLQTAQAENAEKSNRMLAALQNLGVAKDDIKTADFRIDPIYTYEDGKQFFQGYRVTHLYSITIRNLAQAGLIIDTAVENGANEIMNIQFSVAEPQELYNRALSMAVVDSYNKAQTVARTLGIQTPISALTITEETQKGAPGPFLVASLDTSSGSGTPIEPGQLEIKATVTGTYIS, encoded by the coding sequence ATGGATAGTGGAATGTATACAGGCTACCGTAGCAACAATATCGGAAATGGAAAGAAAATCACTGTCAGCGGGGAAGGTTCTGTGTTCGCTGCACCAAACAGGGCGACAGCAACGGTTGGCGTTCGGACGGAAAATCAAAACCTGCAAACCGCACAGGCTGAAAATGCCGAAAAATCTAATCGAATGTTAGCAGCCTTACAGAACCTTGGGGTTGCAAAGGATGATATTAAAACGGCAGATTTCCGGATCGACCCGATCTACACCTATGAGGACGGCAAGCAGTTTTTTCAGGGATACCGTGTCACACATCTCTACAGTATCACGATCAGGAATCTTGCACAGGCAGGCTTGATCATCGACACTGCTGTTGAAAATGGTGCAAACGAGATCATGAACATACAATTTTCAGTTGCAGAGCCTCAGGAATTGTACAATCGTGCACTTTCAATGGCAGTGGTTGATTCATACAACAAAGCACAAACTGTAGCTCGCACTTTAGGAATCCAAACCCCCATTTCCGCCCTCACGATTACGGAAGAAACCCAGAAAGGTGCACCTGGCCCCTTCCTGGTTGCTTCATTAGACACAAGCAGCGGAAGCGGGACACCAATTGAACCAGGGCAACTGGAAATCAAAGCGACTGTAACAGGAACCTATATTAGTTAA
- a CDS encoding rhodanese-like domain-containing protein, protein MKKLFAAFMLILLITGCSGGGSYTDVSVDEAKALIDSGEVQVLDVRTPDEFAAGHIPGAKLVPLQVIESMLSELDKDQKYLVVCRSGNRSTQASEILVENGFKNIYNMTGGMNEWTNEIEK, encoded by the coding sequence ATGAAGAAATTATTCGCTGCATTTATGTTAATATTGTTGATTACCGGCTGTTCTGGCGGCGGTTCCTATACGGATGTTTCAGTCGATGAAGCAAAAGCATTGATAGATAGTGGAGAAGTACAAGTTTTGGATGTACGTACCCCTGATGAATTCGCAGCAGGACATATTCCAGGAGCGAAATTAGTACCATTGCAGGTCATTGAGAGCATGCTTTCCGAGCTGGATAAAGACCAAAAATATTTAGTCGTCTGCAGAAGCGGAAACCGCTCTACTCAGGCAAGCGAAATCCTCGTGGAAAATGGCTTCAAGAATATTTACAATATGACCGGCGGAATGAATGAGTGGACGAATGAAATAGAGAAATAG
- the efp gene encoding elongation factor P — MISVNDFRTGLTIEVDNGIWRVLDFQHVKPGKGAAFVRSKLRNLRTGAIQEKTFRAGEKVAKAQIENRKMQYLYASGDQHVFMDNESYEQIELPGTYIEYELKFLKENMEVYIMQFGHETLGVELPNTVELEVTETEPGIKGDTSSGGTKSATLETGLTVQVPFFINQGDKLVINTTDASYVSRA, encoded by the coding sequence ATGATTTCAGTTAACGATTTTCGTACAGGTTTAACAATCGAAGTGGACAATGGCATTTGGCGTGTACTTGATTTCCAACACGTAAAGCCAGGTAAAGGAGCTGCGTTTGTGCGCTCAAAGCTTCGCAACCTTCGTACAGGAGCAATCCAGGAAAAAACTTTCCGCGCTGGTGAGAAAGTAGCGAAAGCACAAATCGAGAACCGCAAAATGCAATACCTGTATGCTAGCGGTGACCAGCACGTATTCATGGATAATGAGTCTTATGAGCAAATTGAATTGCCAGGCACTTATATTGAATATGAGTTAAAATTCCTTAAGGAAAACATGGAAGTATATATCATGCAATTCGGCCACGAAACTCTTGGTGTCGAGCTTCCAAACACTGTTGAACTTGAAGTAACAGAAACAGAACCTGGTATCAAAGGGGACACTTCTTCCGGCGGTACTAAGTCTGCTACATTGGAAACTGGCCTTACAGTACAGGTTCCTTTCTTCATCAACCAGGGTGACAAACTTGTCATCAACACAACAGATGCATCATATGTATCTCGTGCTTAA